In Nicotiana tabacum cultivar K326 chromosome 19, ASM71507v2, whole genome shotgun sequence, one DNA window encodes the following:
- the LOC107831063 gene encoding UDP-D-apiose/UDP-D-xylose synthase 2-like translates to MAGGRVDLDGNVIKPMKICMIGAGGFIGSHLCEKLMNETPHTVLAVDVYSDKIKHLLEPGDLPWTGRIQFHRINIKNDSRLEGLIKMADLVVNLAAICTPADYNTRPLDTIYSNFIDALPVVKYCSENGKRLIHFSTCEVYGKTIGAFLPEDSPLRQDPAYYVLKEDASPCIFGSIEKQRWSYACAKQLIERLIYAEGAENGLEFTIVRPFNWIGPRMDFIPGIDGPSEGVPRVLACFSNNLLRHEPLKLVDGGHSQRTFIYIKDAIEAVLLMIENPARANGQIFNVGNPNNEVTVRQLAEMMTQVYSKVSGESPLETPTIDVSSKEFYGEGYDDSDKRIPDMTIINRQLGWNPKTSLWDLLESTLTYQHRTYAEAVKQAMSKTTVN, encoded by the exons ATGGCAGGAGGGAGAGTAGATCTAGACGGCAATGTTATAAAGCCGATGAAAATATGCATGATCGGCGCCGGTGGTTTCATTGGGTCCCACTTATGTGAGAAGCTGATGAATGAAACGCCGCACACGGTGCTCGCCGTCGATGTTTACAGTGATAAAATCAAGCATCTACTTGAACCGGGTGATCTCCCTTGGACCGGTCGTATTCAGTTCCATAGAATTAATATTAAGAATGATTCTCGTCTTGAAGGTCTCATCAAAATGGCAGATCTG GTTGTAAACCTTGCTGCGATCTGCACGCCAGCTGATTATAATACCCGTCCACTTGACACAATCTACAGCAACTTCATTGACGCTTTACCAGTG GTTAAATACTGCTCAGAAAATGGAAAGCGTCTCATTCACTTTTCCACTTGTGAAGTTTATGGGAAAACCATAGGTGCCTTTTTGCCCGAAGACAGCCCATTGCGACAG GATCCTGCTTACTATGTCCTTAAGGAAGATGCTTCTCCTTGTATTTTTGGATCTATTGAGAAGCAAAGGTGGTCCTATGCATGTGCAAAGCAATTGATTGAGAGGTTGATCTATG CTGAGGGTGCTGAGAATGGCTTAGAATTCACCATTGTTAGGCCCTTCAACTGGATTGGTCCTAGGATGGATTTCATACCTGGGATTGATGGTCCTAGCGAAGGTGTTCCAAGAGTGTTGGCTTGCTTTAGTAAT AATCTTTTAAGACATGAACCACTAAAGCTAGTGGACGGTGGACACTCGCAAAGAACCTTCATATATATTAAGGATGCTATTGAAGCTGTTCTCCTGATGATT GAAAATCCTGCACGGGCTAATGGGCAGATCTTTAATGTCGGCAATCCTAATAATGAAGTTACAGTTAGGCAGCTAGCTGAAATGATGACTCAG GTGTACTCAAAGGTGAGTGGAGAATCTCCTCTTGAGACACCCACCATTGATGTAAGTTCTAAAGAATTTTACGGCGAGGGGTACGATGACAGTGACAAGCGAATTCCAGACATGACCATAATTAACAGACAGCTTG GTTGGAACCCGAAGACATCCCTATGGGACTTGCTTGAATCCACACTGACATACCAACATAGGACTTATGCTGAGGCTGTCAAGCAGGCGATGTCAAAGACAACTGTAAATTGA